In Agrobacterium sp. RAC06, a single window of DNA contains:
- the rsmH gene encoding 16S rRNA (cytosine(1402)-N(4))-methyltransferase RsmH, which translates to MAANFGEGFSDADGGPVRHIPVLLSEVLKALEPEAGKVVLDGTFGAGGYTSAILVKGADVIALDRDPNAIAGGKALVEASGERLTLHHTEFSNLAEFAPDEGLDGVVLDIGVSSMQIDEADRGFSFQRNGPLDMRMAVSGVSAADVVNRAKVSDLIRIFGFLGEEKHAGRIARAIEKRRAIEPFQTTRDLANLIETVNPRKAKDKIHPATRVFQALRIYVNDELGELAQALFAAERSLKPGGRLVVVTFHSLEDRIVKKFFSERSGKASGSRHLPMVEARPATFEPVGKGMVAASEEEAEINPRARSAKLRAGIRTSAPAERADMSIFDLPDLATLEKIGG; encoded by the coding sequence GATGCCGATGGCGGACCAGTTCGCCACATTCCGGTTCTTCTTTCCGAAGTCCTGAAGGCTCTCGAGCCCGAGGCTGGCAAAGTCGTCCTTGATGGGACCTTCGGCGCCGGTGGTTACACCTCCGCCATCCTGGTCAAGGGCGCCGACGTCATTGCGCTCGACCGCGACCCGAACGCCATTGCCGGCGGCAAGGCGCTCGTCGAGGCCAGCGGTGAGCGGCTGACCCTTCATCATACGGAATTCTCCAATCTTGCTGAGTTTGCTCCCGACGAGGGTCTCGACGGCGTGGTGCTCGATATCGGCGTCTCCTCCATGCAGATCGACGAGGCCGATCGCGGCTTCTCGTTCCAGCGCAACGGGCCGCTCGACATGCGCATGGCGGTCTCCGGTGTTTCGGCCGCCGATGTCGTCAATCGTGCCAAGGTGTCTGATCTGATCCGCATCTTCGGCTTCCTCGGCGAAGAGAAGCATGCAGGGCGTATTGCGCGCGCCATCGAAAAGCGCCGCGCGATCGAGCCTTTCCAGACGACGCGTGATCTCGCCAACCTCATCGAGACAGTCAATCCGCGCAAGGCCAAGGACAAGATCCATCCGGCGACGCGCGTTTTCCAGGCGCTGCGCATCTACGTCAATGACGAACTCGGCGAGTTGGCGCAGGCGCTGTTTGCCGCCGAGCGTTCGCTGAAACCGGGCGGTCGCCTGGTGGTGGTAACCTTCCATTCGCTGGAGGACCGGATCGTCAAGAAGTTCTTCTCCGAGCGGTCCGGCAAGGCGTCAGGTTCGCGCCATCTTCCCATGGTGGAAGCGCGGCCGGCAACCTTCGAGCCGGTCGGCAAGGGCATGGTGGCGGCGAGCGAGGAGGAGGCGGAGATCAATCCCCGCGCCCGTTCCGCGAAGCTGCGCGCCGGCATCCGCACCTCGGCGCCCGCCGAGCGGGCCGACATGTCGATCTTCGATCTGCCCGACCTCGCCACACTCGAAAAGATCGGAGGCTGA
- the ftsL gene encoding cell division protein FtsL — protein sequence MLRTFDFLMIGAMLAAATVTYQIKHNTDNKAAEVRRLEAEIKLEKDTIDLLKADRALLTQPNRLERLVQAYAAELQLVPTEPSQLARPMELPMLKDLVPVPEGEEGTVSATAPSDPIKDLITTGSVDR from the coding sequence GTGCTAAGAACCTTCGACTTCCTGATGATCGGAGCCATGCTGGCCGCAGCCACCGTGACCTACCAGATCAAGCACAACACGGATAACAAGGCAGCGGAAGTCCGTCGCCTCGAGGCCGAGATCAAGCTGGAGAAGGACACCATCGACCTGCTCAAGGCCGATAGGGCACTGCTCACCCAGCCGAACAGGCTTGAACGCCTGGTTCAGGCCTATGCCGCCGAGTTGCAGCTTGTGCCAACCGAGCCGAGCCAGCTGGCGCGGCCGATGGAGCTTCCCATGCTCAAGGATTTGGTGCCTGTGCCGGAAGGCGAAGAGGGAACCGTGAGTGCGACAGCACCCTCCGATCCCATCAAGGACCTCATCACGACAGGATCGGTGGACCGCTGA